One genomic segment of Mycolicibacterium gilvum includes these proteins:
- a CDS encoding cutinase family protein: MIRTRRLTALALAPAVSVALLLNTAPTALAANCPAVEAIAVPGTTQTNPKADPDKPVGVLGNILEPLRKNAPVRMVTYYTPYPATIVGGTDGGGYRASKNAGIDATNARLKAVANACPNTVFILTGYSQGADVAGDVAAAIGHNRGVIPANKLLGVALVADPSQAPVGQPTIGLRDPGMGFAGVRSGGFGSLLQRNGLLSVCAPRDYYCNLPQGDLVMRMIGHLGSQLDAADPSGSAQKLATIFMGGLIAPAAAAINQILQLVNDPNLIPNLMSRGVAFAKALAQQLFYLAGPQVAGAATNLVNAVTNVINLVTSRAWAAIPAAITTIATTASSVGAALAQMKDRTTTINVSGFGPVGAGISQGGGVNIGDLATAVLNAISVATGGVGSQSTGMFGPTFSQFSAANVAQAVKHYAEFIKGGFHENYATTPLDKAGHTGTQIVQRYFVNQINKLV, from the coding sequence ATGATCCGCACCCGCCGCCTCACCGCACTGGCGCTCGCACCCGCCGTCAGCGTCGCCCTGCTGCTGAACACCGCACCTACGGCACTGGCCGCCAACTGCCCCGCCGTGGAAGCCATCGCCGTCCCTGGCACCACGCAGACCAACCCGAAGGCCGACCCGGACAAGCCCGTGGGCGTCCTCGGCAACATCCTGGAGCCGCTCCGTAAGAACGCCCCCGTACGAATGGTCACCTACTACACGCCCTACCCCGCGACCATCGTCGGCGGCACCGACGGCGGCGGATACCGCGCCTCCAAGAACGCCGGCATCGACGCCACCAATGCTCGGCTGAAAGCCGTCGCGAACGCCTGCCCGAACACCGTGTTCATCCTCACCGGCTACAGCCAAGGCGCCGACGTCGCCGGTGACGTCGCCGCCGCCATCGGGCACAACCGCGGCGTCATCCCCGCCAACAAACTGCTCGGCGTAGCCCTGGTCGCCGACCCGTCCCAGGCCCCAGTCGGACAACCCACCATCGGCCTGCGCGATCCAGGCATGGGCTTCGCCGGCGTCCGCTCGGGAGGGTTTGGGTCACTGCTGCAGCGCAACGGGCTGCTCTCTGTCTGCGCCCCCCGGGACTACTACTGCAACCTGCCCCAGGGTGACCTCGTGATGCGCATGATCGGTCACCTCGGCTCTCAGCTCGACGCCGCCGACCCCTCCGGCTCCGCCCAGAAGCTCGCCACCATCTTCATGGGAGGCCTCATCGCGCCCGCCGCCGCCGCCATCAACCAGATCCTGCAGCTGGTCAACGATCCCAACCTGATCCCCAACCTGATGAGCCGCGGCGTCGCCTTCGCCAAGGCCCTCGCCCAGCAGCTGTTCTACCTGGCCGGCCCCCAAGTCGCCGGCGCTGCCACCAACCTCGTCAACGCCGTCACCAACGTCATCAACCTGGTGACCTCCCGTGCGTGGGCGGCCATCCCCGCCGCCATCACCACCATCGCCACCACCGCCAGTAGCGTCGGCGCCGCACTCGCCCAGATGAAGGACCGCACCACCACCATCAACGTCAGCGGCTTCGGCCCCGTCGGAGCGGGCATCTCCCAGGGGGGCGGCGTCAACATCGGCGATCTCGCCACCGCCGTGCTCAACGCCATCAGCGTCGCCACCGGCGGCGTCGGCAGCCAGTCCACCGGAATGTTCGGACCCACCTTCTCCCAGTTCTCCGCTGCCAACGTCGCTCAGGCCGTCAAGCACTACGCCGAGTTCATCAAGGGTGGGTTTCACGAGAACTACGCCACCACGCCACTGGACAAGGCCGGCCACACCGGCACTCAGATCGTGCAGCGCTACTTCGTCAACCAGATCAACAAGCTCGTCTGA